In Nicotiana tabacum cultivar K326 chromosome 19, ASM71507v2, whole genome shotgun sequence, one DNA window encodes the following:
- the LOC142173429 gene encoding uncharacterized protein LOC142173429, protein MIPASIATPLAQPAQGGGHPGRGHPRGGAQSNGSLARCFAFLARNGVFASDAVITSIALVCHRDASVLFDLGSTYSYMSSYFASYLDMPCDLIVTPIYVSIPVWDSIMVDRVYQSCVVTICGSETRADFLLLNMVYFDVILDMHWLSLYHAILDCHAKTVMLVMSSLPRDISAYTPTVELVPVVKEFPDVFPVDLPRIPPDRDIDFGIDLAPDT, encoded by the exons ATGATTCCTGCGTCAATTGCTACACCACTCGCTCAGCCAGCCCAAGGTGGAGGTCATCCAGGACGtggtcatcctagaggtggagcgcAGTCTAATGGAAGTCTGGCTAGATGCTTTGCATTCCTAGCGAGGAATGGGGTTTTCGCTTCTGATGCAGTTATTACAAGTATTGCTTTGGtgtgccacagagatgcttcgGTATTGTTTGATCTTggctctacttattcatatatgtcatcatactttgcttcttATCTGGATATGCCATGTGATTTGATTGTtacccctatttatgtatctatacCGGTTTGGGATTCCATTATGGTGGATCGAGTTTATCAATCTTGTGTGGTCACTATATGTGGTTCTGAGACGAGGGCAGACTTTCTATTGTTAAATATGGTGTACTTTGATGTGATCTTGGATATGCATTGGCTATCTCTAtaccatgctattcttgattgtcacgctaagaccgtgatgttggtTATGTCGAGCTTGCCAAG AGATATTAGTGCTTATACTCCTACTGTTGAATTAGTTCCAGTGGTGAAGGagtttccggatgtgtttcctgtagacctaccgCGCAtaccacccgatagggatattgattttggtattgatttggcacCAGACACTTAG